Within the Zea mays cultivar B73 chromosome 10, Zm-B73-REFERENCE-NAM-5.0, whole genome shotgun sequence genome, the region CGATGGTAAAGATCAGATGGGTTCATGTCCATGTACTAGAAGCAGTGAAGGGGATAGATGTCGAGCCTTGACCAAGGGACAATAAGAGAAGTTTGATCGTGGGTGATTCACAACTAGGATGGGAAATTTAACTCCACCGCATTCTTCCAACTCCACCGATCAAGCTAGTACTACCGATGCTACTGCTAAGATGCAACAGATCGAACTACGACGATGGCCTAGTGgcactactaccactatactactGCCAAAAGGGAATCGTGAAAACGAGTTGCACTACGACGACTGCAGTTGCTACTGCCTCAAGCCAGGAACCGGCGATGGTTGGCGGCCGGCCAGGGCGTCGCCGTGGGCTCACTCGAGGACGAAGACGATGCCAGCCATGACGAAGAAGACGAGCTCGAGAGCGGCGGAGACGACTACGACGCAGCCCTTGTCGGAGCCGGAGTGCGGTGGCGGGGGCGGGGGCATCGTGGGCGCGGCGGCCGGGCTGGCGTGGGGTTGGCCAGGCCgtgggcggcggcggtggccccTGTAGGGGACGGCTTCTTGCTCGGCTGCAGCGGGGGAGGGGTCGTCTCGCCTGCGAAACAGCACACGGCACGGCAGAAACATTGCCGCGCGGCACGGATTAGTAGCCCAACTCTCGCATGAATCAAACGGAACACTAAAATAAGTTAAAGCAGAAGAAATAGCACAGAGCAGAGTAGGTGACAGCGGGTTCGTACGTACGTGTTGGCTGCTTGTGGCGGCGGCGGGGCGAGCACGAGGACGGTGGCGGGAGGTGACGGAGCTGGGGGCAAAGAAAGAACGAGAGTTTAACGGCGTTAGTCTCCACTCTCCAGACATGCAATAGTTTTCGGGCTCAAAAGGAGAACAGCAGAAACGTTTCCTGTACACAAAACACAAAAGATAACTAGTGCAAGGGCAGTGTCGTATACAGCAGCATGCGCCCGCGGCGCCATTTCGTGCGGGCCAAGAAAACAAATGGAGCAAGAGAAACGGGGTGGGTCTTTGCCGGAATCCTCTGAGAGGCTGCAAGCGCTGCTGCCTGCAGGAGTGCAGGTTGTGCAGCTGGCCAGCCTGCTGCTGCAAAGGGCAGAGGGCAGTTGCTCTCCCTCTCTCTGTTGAGAGTTCAGGCCAGGAAACCCTAAagggcaaaaaaaaaaaaacagcgTTCCTGCGTTCGGAGCTCTGCTTAAGGGCAAAAAAAACATCAGAAACGGGTTAAATCATACCTGATTCATGGGGTGGGGTGCGGGGAAGGGGAACCACAGACAAAGAGGAAGACCTCAAAAACCACAGCAGTCGCGCGCGTACGGAGACTCGGTCGCTCGGGCAATCTCACCCGAAACATGCCCACTAGTAGTACCGCTCTTGCGACCCGAAAGAGACGAATAATGTAGCAAAAAAATCGAACAAACTTTGATCAAGACGTACGAGTTCGTCGCCACAGCGGAATACGTACGGAAACTCGCAACGAAACACCATCAAGCAAAGACGAACGCAAAAAGCTAAGAACCAAATCTGAAGGCACATAGCCACAGACACAGTAGTACAGTACACTAGCCAAACCACCACTGGATCCGAGCGTACACACACTTGCGCACTCACGCGCACAGGCCACAcacacactctctctcacacacagagAGAGATAAAGAGAGACGAACATGATGTACCTTGTTGGCAGGCGGCGGCGAGGTGGGCGCCCATAGTGTGTTGTCCTCCGCAGGAGGCGTAGAGCGCGAGGTGGTGGGTGGCGTTGAGGCGGGCGAGGACGAGCTGCGGCTGGGCGGCGACGCGGCATAGGCAGGGGACGCCGCCGCCGAGGTCGATGGAAGCGATGATCGGCTCACAGCAGGGCGCTGTGGGCATGTCCGGCATGCAGAAGAGCGCGATCTGGGTGGCGATGATGGAGGGCTCGCACACCGGCTGCGCCCCGCCTCCCgtggcggccgccgccgcccagaCGAGGAGGCCGAGCAGCAGCGCGAGGTGGTGGAGGCGGCATTCCATGAATGCTGGGGGGGGGGGAGGGTGTCAGGCATCCAGTGACGGGTACAGGCTATGTCTGAGGATATAAAGATAATTGGGCCGAGACAGAGTGAGCGAGCCCGAACGGCAATTGTGAAGCTGAGTGGCCCAGAGTGGCCAGCAATGTAATTTTGTGTCGGAGCCAGTTGAACTAGTATTTTAGAGGAGATCGTCCATAGGGAAAAGCAGATTCAGACTGTAAACAGAACTCTACCTTCTTCGTCGTCTCAAACCTCTGCTTCCTCTGTTCCTGTGAATCTCTTGTTATCTTCCTGGATCCTGAGTTCATGCTTCCTACCTCCAATTCCTGTCTCGGATCTATCCCCACTACCTGCTgctaacaattggtatcagaggccgttCGATCCTCGGCTTCAATTTGCCAACGCCATGACTCTCGACGTCAAGCTCATCCTCGACGAGTTCAACAGGAGGTTCGACGAGTGGGAGACTCGCTGGGATCGACGCTTCTCGTCTGCCGCGTACATCGACCAACCGCCCACCCCGCCCAGCGTCAACCACCCCTCCGACGCATCTGCCCGCGCGCCGCCCACCCGGGCTGCGGCCGTTGGGGCCGTCGTCACCGCCGACAACTGGGGCGGATGCTTCGATGACGGCGAGCTGTACTGCGCAGCGCCATCCGTCATCGCCGACGACTGGGGAGGATTATTTGATGGCGAGGTCGCGACTGTCAACACCGAGTtcgccgaccaccggtacggcccATCCTCCACCGACCCCGACGCACCGCACGATGCGGACGCCGACAGCTTCTTCATCAACACCGGCGAAGGGCCGGTAGAGCCAATTTTTGGCGATACGGCCGTAGGCGCGTTCGGTGACGTGGGTGCTGTCCCAGATCtagtggcggaggaggaggtacctGTCGACACGCCCACCAAGTGTTTGATGAGAGTCCTCAATCGCGGCGACTACTATGGCGCAGACGCTTCCTCCGCCGTCGACGCGGCGGTGGTGCTGCTCGCCGAAGCGGGCTGCACGCTCCTCATCCCGCCGCACCACCCCTCGGTCCCCGCCCCGTGCCTCCTCGAGGGCCtcgccgccttcgcggcctcctcGCCTGCGCGGCTCCACCAGATGCTTCTCCCGACGGCCCTGCACATGCCGAGCCTCGCTCGTGCACTCCTCTCCTTTCCCGCGCTCCACTGCTCACTCGAGCACTCACAGAGACGGTACAAGGTCACCACTGCTCACTCGAGCACTCACAGAGAAGCCTTAGTTGAACAACATCATGTTCAACTATGCTTCTGTACTTGGCCTGTATTCAGTAGTGCTTGGATTGATGTACAACAAAAATCTCCATGGCCACCACCTACACTAGGCTTTATGCACAGGATGTTGTTCAATTAAGGCCAACACCATGGCCTCCCTTCAGACTGCATGGTGGGGTTGATTGGATTTCTTCTTATGGTGGATATATGCATGTCAATGGTGACAACATTCTACATCAAGAATTGGGGGTGGTTAATCAatgctcctataattgggctgtTGGGAAAATTTCTGGAGTTACTGGATTCTACAAACAGCATAACGAAGGTGTGGTGTGGTTTCTCACTTGGAATTATGGCAAACTTGAGTATTTTGGTGCAGGATTACCTTGTGGGGCTGCATCACTGCACACTTCTTGGCTCATGCAGCAAAAACCATTCACATCCCTTCAGCAAATTGAGGAGGGCATTCTGGTTGTAGCATCAATTAACAATGAGGGAAGAAAAATAGAGATAAAGGTACACTGTGGTCTTCTAGGTGCAGATGGCGCAAGAAGTACAGTGCATGAATTGGCAGGTATATCTTTGGAAGGTGAAAGAGACTTGCTGAAACTGGTCAATGTGCATTTTCGTAGCAGAGATTTAGGCAGGAATTTGTCCAGTCAGAGGCCTGGGATGCTGTTCTTCATTTTTAATCCAGACACAATTGGTGTACTAATTGCACATGACCTGAAGAATGGGGAATTTGTATTGCAGGTTCTCGTTTATCCTCCTCAACGGATGTTTGAAGAATTCAGTGATAAGGTTTGCGAGCAAATTATTGTCAATTTTTTGTCACCGCGGCCTTCTTTCAGTTGCAGCTGCTATCAGATGGAAATTAGTCTTCGTGCAGTGCTTTGGACTTGTCAAATGTTGGTTACTCCCATTTCAAGAATCTCCCATGAGCTCATCACAAATCATTGGAACAATTCACTGGTGCCATACTACTTGGGCTCTGTTATATATGGTGCATGTCAGTTATCATTGAACAAAGATGGAGGTGCAGGAAAGAATTTGTATATTATTAAGACAGTTTTATTCCAGCTAGAAGTGCTTCTACATATAACAGTTTTTTGTGAGGTTTCGGCGGTCAGCAATAAGTTCATCACCTTCCCTTGGAATCCTGGTGTTTCAAAGGTTCTACATCGGCTTGGGGGCAAGCCGAAGCTTAAGAAGGTGATCTGGCTAATCGTTGCTCCTGATTGCTACTTCATTCAACACAATGAGAGGGTGCACATAATATTCTATGGCTTCGATCTACTGAGTTTGCAACACTTCCATGGACATTTCATTGAAGCTGATATGTTTGCTCCTTGGGATGGTCAGGAATTAACCCAGTTTTGATTTTCTGAACTACCAATATATTGGCAGCAGTCACATGGCATGAACAGTCTATTATTTTTCAGAAAGCTCAAGTATTCATCATCAGTTGAGATATTTTGTGGTGCACAGTTTTCATTTCCTAATATTCTATTGCCCAAGTCTTGGTCACAGGAGTTAGCCACCAACATAGAAAGGCATTTACTACCAGAAATGCTAGAAGTGGCCAATGGCTATATTTTTCATGAGCTTCATCTGACGCTTGCCTCTATTGGAGTGACACATATGATCAgttgtggtaaatatttgatatGGATCATTGGCTTGCTAACTCCATGGGATCCGGGCAGAGTGGTCTTAAACCTCAAGTTCGTGATGCTTTGGCTTGAGGGCAAGCCAAATCTTAAGAAGGGGGGAATGTCAGGCATCCAGTGACGGGTACAGGCTATGTCTGAGGATATAAAGATAATTGGGCCGAGACAGAGTGAGCGAGCCCGAACGGCAATTGTGAAGCTGAGTGGCCCAGAGTGGCCAGCAATGTAATTTTGTGTCGGAGCCAGTTGAACTAGTATTTTAGAGGAGATCGTCCATAGGGAAAAGCAGATTCAGACTGTAAACAGAACTCTACCTTCTTCGTCGTCTCAAACCTCTGCTTCCTCTATTCCTGTGAATCTCTTGTTATCTTCCTGGATCCTGAGTTCATGCTTCCTACCTCCAATTCCTGTCTCGGATCTATCCCCACTACCTGCTGCTAACAGAGGGGGGGAGGGGGGGTGAACCTCTCGCTGGTTTGCTCGCTAGAGTTTGAAGGCCATGGATGTGGAGAAGGCTGGAACGAGCGGCGGAGCGGGGCATCTTTTATGGGCGCAAACGCAACGGAGACGAGGTGGTTGGTGTCAGACTGCCAGCTGCCTTCAGAGTTCAGACGCTCAGAGAGCGAGGTGTACGTCGTGGGTCGGGCCGTATAGTCGGTGTGGCGCTAGTTCGGCGGTGAGGAGCCGGGCCAATCGATGGGCCAAGACGCCGGTTGGGAGTAGAGATAGCCAAaccggccgcccggcccggcccgattTGGGCCTCAGTGAAGCCTGGTCTGTTTTGGGTCTGACTCGCTAGACACGGTTAGAAAATCGGACCGAGCTGTCTAAACCTGCGGGCTCATTTTGTTGTCCGAGTCtggcccgctgcgggccgggaCGGCCCGGTAAGCACGAAAAAAGAGGCAAAAAAATGGGCTAAACGGGCCGGTAAACACGATTTAGTGAAAAAATGGGTTTGACGGGCTTAGAGATAAACGAGACTGTTGGGCTAGCCCTCCGTGCTTAGTTTCCTGTTCGggcccggcccgcttattcgtgccgggccggcctggGCCCGTATAAAAGCGGGCCGGACCGGGATCGTACTGGGCCAAAAAAGTGCTTCGGGCCGGGCTTTTGTGCTCTGTGCTTTCTGTACATCTATAGTTGGGAGCAAACGATCCCGTTTGGCGCGTTCGTTCGATACCCACACACAATCCCCCCTCCGGACTGGTTAAAATGGTTGAAAACGATCTAAAAACATCTAAAGGCTAGTTTAGCAACCTCATTTTATACAGAGTGTGGTTGCTGCACTTGGGAGCCTTGGACACCAGAATATAAGCGcttagggggtccttttatagccccaaatgagCACCTAGTCGTTGCCCCTTCTTTGTAGAAAAGTATGAACAACTGCACTGTTCATATGGGCAGTGgactagtccggtgcaccactggattgGGTCCACGTGTGTAACATCACAATTTTGAccccaaggttagaaaccctaaaacTCCTAAACCACCCCTAATTATCTCCTAAGACCCCCACCTCATGAGAcatttcattcatcatatgcatacactctgGTTGTTAGTAGCACCTCTCATAGAATATTTTGGCACCTAAGAAATGTAGATAAATATTTGTTTAAAAGAaaaagtagattttagaaaagaaGAAACTAAAATAGATttggaaataggaaaagaaaaaagaaaagggaatttTGACACCCAAAAAATGTAGATAAATATTTGTTTAAAAAAGGATATTTTAGAAAAGAAGAAAGTAAAATAGATTTGGAAATAGGAAAAAAAAGGAATTTCTCTTTCCCCCGGCAAGGCCGATTCCGGCCCAAGTTccccctctctctcccgcgcgccGCGCACGGCCCACCTCTCGCGCCCGCCCGTGCCCCACTCCCCTCTCCTCGCTGACGACCCGACCCCATCCATCACCCACGCCCGCTCTCGCTCCCTCGCGACCGCTCTCCCTCTTGCAAGTGGGCCCCGCTTGTCAACCACTCTCCCCTCGCCCATGATCAGGCTATCGGCGCGTTCGCCACCGGCCACCGcccgccccgtcgcctcgccattatcgCGCTCACCAGCTCGGTTTGGCACCTTGCTtctgcccgagccatcccgtcaccccgtctgcccgagccatcccgtcaccACCACTTTGCGCCATAATCGCCGCCGCGGCAAGCATCGCCGGTGCTTGCCACCTCCCCTTCCTCCTCctccccgggcgcctataaaaaggacCGCCCGAGCTCCACCCTTCTTCACCTCGGCCTTGGCCACCTCTTCCCCCTTCCCCGAGCTCGATTGAGTCAGCGTCGCCGTCATCTTcatccccggtgagctcccccttCCCCTCCCTGTTGGGTTCTAGTCAAATTAGTGTAGCTCTTGAGCTCCGCCACTTCACCACGAGCACGACACACCTTTTCCCCTCGCTTATTACACCCGTTGGCCTCGCCGGCAACCTCACCGCCGCGGGCGCCCAccacctcgccgtggaccggccgtcCCGAGCACCCTCCAACCAAATTGACCCCTCCACCATGATCCCCTACCCCTGTCCATGCTAAACCACCTCCCCGACCACCTGAAACCGGAACCACGAtggagaaccgccgcggaacCTCGCCGGCGGTCGACTCCGTCCGGTTCGCCCCCCCTGTCACCCCCTAACGTTGTTTCCCCCTTCCTCGCTGGCACGTGGGCCCGCGCCCACGGCGTCGTCAGCCACGTCACTCCCGCTGGCAGGCCGTGGTGGGCCGCGCGCATGCCCCGGCTGGGTTGAAATCCCCCCGGGCCCAGTTAGCAAGGaaatcctttttccttttctttttcccatttctttttcctattttaatATATAAAGGCTtctattgatattttatgcaccaaaaatagtctaaacaaattatagggcacaaaataataatatttaaaactTGGCACACCCCACTAAGCCACCATGGTTGATGTATTGTTCATTGCTTATTTCTGCTAGGAGAAgaaggatccgatcctccggaaattATAGCTCcgaaagaagggcaggaacccgacctctccgaaatagatctttcgtgccaggagaacttcgacgaaggcaagtccattcttcccttgatgcataaattacctactctttctaccactacctaagccaggaataagggttgggtcctttgcattgtgagaagagagatagcccgcattaaagaatatcttttggGTAAAAAATGTGGGATGAGAAAAGGGTGGTGTTTTTACTAAAgtatgttttcaaaaagtgtatgatgaagagTATTCAtccttatcaccttttgagtgggataatcagggactccctggtttatgggagggcctcaggtgttggctcagtcgggttaggtgtgagcagaaggattgtcccctcatataagaatcggtttgtcatccttcactacctatactcatgacaagtacaaccactcgacacTGTATGGATAGTCACTCGATccaaactcgtacggtccaaaccctagggttatgatggctggggagcaccgggaggataaggagggggaatgttttgtccggtttggacatggcggtggcctgactccttccggtataaccgttaaggtaaggactaaggacgtgcgaggaaagaaagagattcggatttggGTCTCATTGGTCGTGAGACCgcaaaaccggactagtgggtaaagtgtacccctctgcgcagagttcaaacctattcgaatagtccgtgtccactggtatggacgagtctggtgtggtatgacaatgagTGTTTATGACCTCcacgaacagggaaatgtgtgagtgGGTGTTTTTGGAAAAGAAAACAATGCCACaggagctcagtggtggttgagtgtgaaaatatGCTACTTCTTCCTTTGGGgaaaaccatcaaagtattgcctttttctaaaaatgaagagtgacttcagctccaccatataaagcatgtattacATAGGTCCCTCTCTTTTTacgggcgggatgggcttgcggaatacctaatgtattcacccagatttatttatgtttttcagcagctgaagacttcttttctgctatgcttgactaGAAGGGGGCTAtgtctgcacccagtctgcctgtggcttgggctagttgagCTTCCACTGTGCTTTGAATTTCGGAcaatgtactatttgaagtaaggaatgtggttactagcctcttgggactagtaattgtatcacatttgagtcccaaaggatcgggacgcttcaggtggtatcagagccataggactggccgtagatcgcagccccgaccttaaaagtttgccttaaaaGAAAAGACCTCTTACCCTCTAAAAAGAATCTTCTCTtctttccccgatattaacaaacccttcttctcttgctaccagatggaaggctcctttgtcattaggacatcctattgCTCAGAGGTGGAAGGATTCCCTCATCTTTTACGGAGTTGCGCGCTTCGCATGGGGATCTGCAAGAAGCTAGAGCACATCTTGAAGGAATACCGCGAGAATGGAATtgagaaatgctctatggcagtctacctgggagaaagccgaaactaaccaaatcaccctcccttccaagtcacTGCCACTggacaccgcttcccagacacttacCAAAATGTTGCCCAAAAAGCCCTTCGCCAGCTAT harbors:
- the LOC111590309 gene encoding uncharacterized protein, translated to MECRLHHLALLLGLLVWAAAAATGGGAQPVCEPSIIATQIALFCMPDMPTAPCCEPIIASIDLGGGVPCLCRVAAQPQLVLARLNATHHLALYASCGGQHTMGAHLAAACQQGTSCSSLFISLCV